The following are encoded together in the Streptomyces asoensis genome:
- the acs gene encoding acetate--CoA ligase: MSNESLANLLKEERRFAPPADLAAAANVTAEAYEQAKADRLGFWAEQARRLTWAKEPTETLDWSNPPFAKWFKDGELNVAYNCVDRHVEAGLGDRVAIHFEGEPGDSRAITYAELKDEVSKAANALLELGVRKGDRVAVYMPMIPETAVAMLACARIGAAHSVVFGGFSADALATRIQDADAKVVITSDGGYRRGKPSALKPAVDDAADRAGNVEHVLVVRRTGQDVAWNDERDVWWHEIVERQPAEHTPEAFEAEHPLFILYTSGTTGKPKGILHTSGGYLTQTAYTHHAVFDLKPETDVYWCTADVGWVTGHSYIVYGPLANGATQVMYEGTPDTPHQGRFWEIVQKYGVTILYTAPTAIRTFMKWGDDIPAKFDLGSLRVLGSVGEPINPEAWIWYRKHIGADRTPIVDTWWQTETGAMMISPLPGVTATKPGSAQTPLPGISATVVDDEANEVPNGGGGYLVLTEPWPSMLRTIWGDDQRFLDTYWSRFEGKYFAGDGAKKDDDGDVWLLGRVDDVMLVSGHNISTTEVESALVSHPSVAEAAVVGAKDETTGQAIVAFVILRGTADADDAQLVADLRNHVGSTLGPIAKPKQIHPVTELPKTRSGKIMRRLLRDIAERRELGDVTTLTDSSVMDLIQAKLPAAPSED; encoded by the coding sequence GTGAGCAACGAATCCTTGGCCAACCTGCTCAAGGAAGAGCGCAGGTTCGCGCCGCCCGCGGATCTGGCGGCCGCCGCCAACGTCACGGCGGAGGCGTACGAGCAGGCCAAGGCTGACAGGCTCGGTTTCTGGGCCGAGCAGGCCCGCCGGCTGACCTGGGCCAAGGAGCCGACCGAGACGCTGGACTGGTCGAACCCGCCGTTCGCGAAGTGGTTCAAGGACGGCGAACTCAACGTCGCCTACAACTGCGTCGACCGGCACGTCGAGGCCGGGCTCGGGGACCGGGTCGCCATCCACTTCGAGGGCGAGCCCGGCGACAGCCGCGCCATCACCTACGCCGAGCTCAAGGACGAGGTGTCGAAGGCCGCCAACGCCCTGCTGGAGCTGGGGGTCCGCAAGGGCGACCGGGTCGCCGTCTACATGCCGATGATCCCGGAGACGGCGGTCGCCATGCTGGCCTGCGCCCGGATCGGCGCGGCGCACTCCGTGGTGTTCGGCGGCTTCTCGGCGGACGCGCTGGCCACCCGCATCCAGGACGCGGACGCCAAGGTCGTCATCACGTCCGACGGCGGCTACCGGCGCGGCAAGCCGTCCGCGCTGAAGCCGGCCGTCGACGACGCGGCCGACCGGGCCGGGAACGTCGAGCACGTGCTCGTCGTCCGGCGCACGGGCCAGGACGTCGCCTGGAACGACGAACGCGACGTGTGGTGGCACGAGATCGTCGAGCGGCAGCCGGCGGAGCACACGCCCGAGGCGTTCGAGGCCGAGCACCCGCTGTTCATCCTCTACACCTCCGGCACCACGGGTAAGCCGAAGGGCATCCTGCACACCTCCGGCGGCTACCTCACGCAGACCGCCTACACGCACCACGCGGTCTTCGACCTCAAGCCGGAGACCGACGTCTACTGGTGCACGGCCGACGTCGGCTGGGTCACCGGCCACTCGTACATCGTGTACGGCCCCCTGGCCAACGGCGCGACGCAGGTCATGTACGAGGGCACCCCCGACACCCCGCACCAGGGCCGCTTCTGGGAGATCGTGCAGAAGTACGGGGTGACGATCCTGTACACGGCGCCGACCGCCATCCGCACGTTCATGAAGTGGGGCGACGACATCCCCGCGAAGTTCGATCTCGGCAGCCTGCGCGTGCTCGGCTCGGTCGGTGAGCCGATCAACCCCGAGGCCTGGATCTGGTACCGCAAGCACATCGGCGCGGACCGCACGCCGATCGTCGACACCTGGTGGCAGACCGAGACCGGCGCGATGATGATCTCGCCGCTGCCGGGCGTCACCGCGACCAAGCCCGGCTCCGCGCAGACCCCGCTCCCCGGCATCTCCGCGACCGTCGTCGACGACGAGGCCAACGAGGTCCCGAACGGCGGCGGCGGCTATCTGGTCCTCACCGAGCCGTGGCCGTCGATGCTGCGCACCATCTGGGGCGACGACCAGCGTTTCCTCGACACCTACTGGTCGCGCTTCGAGGGCAAGTACTTCGCCGGCGACGGCGCGAAGAAGGACGACGACGGTGACGTCTGGCTCCTCGGCCGCGTCGACGACGTGATGCTCGTGTCGGGCCACAACATCTCCACCACGGAGGTCGAGTCGGCGCTCGTGTCCCACCCGTCGGTCGCCGAGGCGGCCGTCGTCGGAGCTAAGGACGAGACCACCGGGCAGGCCATCGTCGCCTTCGTCATCCTGCGCGGCACGGCCGACGCCGACGACGCGCAGCTGGTCGCCGACCTGCGCAACCACGTCGGCAGCACGCTCGGCCCGATCGCCAAGCCGAAGCAGATCCACCCCGTCACGGAGCTGCCCAAGACCCGTTCCGGGAAGATCATGCGCCGGCTGCTGCGGGACATCGCCGAGCGGCGGGAACTCGGAGACGTCACGACCCTGACCGACTCCTCCGTCATGGACCTCATCCAGGCGAAGCTCCCGGCCGCGCCCAGCGAGGACTAG
- a CDS encoding SulP family inorganic anion transporter, with product MSACAPTRTAHSTSTEHAHQPHSPPPAPRRRFGIAGADVSASIAVFLIALPLSLGIALATGAPLQAGLVAAAVGGIVAGWIGGAPLQVSGPAAGLTVVTADLIQRYGWRTTCAITVLAGLAQLGLGSLRVARTALAVSPAIVHGMLAGIGVTIAVAQLHVVLGGNPQSSVLDNLRALPAQMAALQPAALAMSTLTLTLLLLWPRLPGRAGRLLNKVPAALVAVTGATATAALAGLTLPKVDLPSWSSHALAGLPEGPVLGLVAAVLTTTMVCSVQSLLGAVAVDKLTSGRPGPLGPPAGRVGRADLNRELLGQGAANIVSGALGGLPVAGVAVRSSANVRAGAVSRNSTMLHGVLVVVAALLMVPILDLIPLASLAALVMAVGIQMVSLHHIRTVTRHREVLVYVVTTLGVVLMGVLEGVTLGIAVAVAVALHRLARTRITHHEREGVHHVHVRGQLTFLAVPRLSRILHLVPHGTHAVVELTGSFMDHAAYESLQDWQKTHTAQGGTVELTGRRSGTALDTALDTAAGVGPDLDADADPDGSTGPADGRDRRANTGPEPTAPRALGRDLDHAHAPAAEVPIADCRCRPWTPWRNHRCEVPRETYAATEPPGTARRKETTGPARSAAPGKPGEAEERTRPGHPDAPEENDRPQRPERPEQQERPERPHRADQPERPAPPLRPNRTAQPEQQPDRPGPSRRPDQPTRPDRPVRRPVEPGGHQLVRGISAFQRNTAPLVRGELARLAREGQRPTQLFLTCADSRLVTSMITSSGPGDLFVVRNVGNLVPAPGEESGDDSVAAAIEYAVEVLHVRSITVCGHSGCGAMQALLDSEPGGARTPLQRWLRHGVPSLERMADDDRAPARLAGRAAADAVEQLCLTNVVQQLEHLRAHESVARALRSGALELHGLYFHVGEAQTYLLSGSPEGDDALFGHVGTANLSA from the coding sequence ATGTCCGCCTGCGCCCCCACCCGTACCGCCCACTCGACGTCCACCGAGCACGCCCACCAGCCCCACAGCCCGCCACCGGCACCGCGTCGCCGCTTCGGCATCGCCGGCGCCGACGTGTCCGCTTCCATCGCGGTCTTCCTGATCGCATTGCCGCTCTCCCTCGGCATCGCCCTCGCCACCGGAGCGCCCCTCCAGGCCGGCCTGGTCGCCGCGGCCGTGGGCGGGATCGTCGCCGGCTGGATCGGCGGCGCCCCGCTCCAGGTCAGCGGCCCGGCGGCCGGCCTGACCGTGGTCACCGCCGACCTCATCCAGCGCTACGGCTGGCGGACGACCTGCGCCATCACCGTCCTCGCCGGACTGGCCCAACTGGGTCTCGGCTCCCTGCGGGTCGCGCGCACCGCCCTCGCCGTCAGCCCCGCCATCGTGCACGGCATGCTCGCCGGCATCGGCGTCACCATCGCCGTCGCCCAACTGCACGTGGTCCTCGGCGGTAACCCGCAGAGTTCGGTCCTCGACAACCTGCGCGCCCTGCCCGCCCAAATGGCCGCGCTGCAACCCGCGGCCCTGGCCATGAGCACGCTGACCCTGACGCTGCTGCTGCTCTGGCCGCGTCTCCCCGGCCGGGCGGGCCGCCTGCTGAACAAGGTGCCCGCCGCGCTCGTCGCCGTCACCGGCGCCACCGCCACCGCCGCGCTCGCCGGTCTCACCCTGCCGAAGGTGGATCTGCCGTCCTGGAGCAGTCACGCCCTGGCCGGGCTGCCCGAGGGGCCGGTGCTCGGGCTCGTCGCCGCCGTCCTCACCACCACGATGGTGTGCAGTGTGCAGTCGCTGCTCGGCGCCGTCGCCGTCGACAAACTGACCAGCGGACGCCCGGGCCCGCTCGGCCCGCCCGCCGGCCGGGTCGGCCGTGCCGACCTGAACCGGGAGCTCCTGGGCCAGGGCGCGGCCAACATCGTCTCCGGGGCCCTCGGCGGACTGCCGGTGGCAGGGGTCGCCGTACGCAGTTCGGCGAATGTGCGAGCCGGGGCCGTGAGCCGGAACTCCACGATGCTGCACGGCGTTCTCGTAGTAGTCGCCGCGCTGCTGATGGTCCCGATCCTGGATCTCATCCCGCTCGCCTCACTCGCCGCCCTGGTGATGGCCGTCGGCATCCAGATGGTGTCCCTGCACCACATTCGCACGGTGACCCGCCACCGAGAGGTGCTGGTGTACGTCGTCACCACCCTCGGCGTGGTCCTCATGGGCGTCCTGGAGGGCGTGACGCTCGGCATCGCCGTCGCCGTGGCCGTCGCCCTGCACCGCCTCGCCCGCACCCGCATCACGCACCACGAGAGGGAAGGAGTCCATCACGTCCACGTCAGAGGCCAGTTGACGTTCCTCGCCGTACCGCGGCTCAGCCGCATCCTGCACCTCGTACCGCACGGCACGCACGCGGTGGTCGAGTTGACCGGCTCCTTCATGGACCACGCCGCGTACGAGTCCTTGCAGGACTGGCAGAAGACGCACACCGCGCAGGGCGGCACCGTCGAGCTGACCGGCCGCCGCTCCGGCACGGCACTGGACACGGCACTCGACACGGCAGCCGGCGTCGGACCGGACCTCGACGCCGACGCTGACCCCGACGGCAGCACCGGGCCGGCCGACGGGCGCGACCGGCGCGCGAACACGGGACCGGAACCGACAGCCCCACGGGCCCTCGGACGAGACCTCGACCACGCCCACGCGCCCGCCGCAGAGGTTCCGATCGCCGACTGCCGGTGCAGGCCCTGGACGCCGTGGCGCAACCACCGGTGCGAAGTCCCACGAGAGACATATGCGGCGACCGAGCCGCCCGGAACAGCTCGGCGGAAGGAGACGACAGGACCGGCACGGTCAGCGGCGCCGGGAAAGCCCGGCGAGGCCGAAGAGCGGACGCGACCGGGTCACCCCGACGCCCCGGAGGAAAACGACCGGCCCCAGCGACCTGAGCGGCCTGAACAACAGGAGCGACCTGAGCGCCCTCACCGAGCCGACCAACCGGAACGACCGGCCCCACCGCTCCGGCCGAACCGAACAGCTCAGCCGGAGCAGCAGCCGGACCGGCCGGGCCCGTCACGGCGGCCGGACCAGCCGACCCGACCGGACCGACCGGTCCGGCGGCCCGTCGAGCCGGGTGGGCATCAGCTGGTCCGTGGCATCAGCGCGTTCCAGCGCAACACCGCGCCGCTGGTGCGGGGTGAGCTGGCGCGGTTGGCCCGGGAGGGCCAGCGGCCGACCCAGCTCTTCCTCACCTGCGCCGACTCACGCCTGGTCACGTCGATGATCACATCCAGTGGTCCGGGAGACCTGTTCGTCGTGCGCAACGTGGGCAACCTCGTGCCGGCGCCCGGCGAGGAGAGCGGGGACGACTCCGTGGCCGCCGCGATCGAGTACGCGGTGGAGGTGCTGCACGTACGGTCCATCACGGTGTGCGGGCACTCCGGATGCGGCGCCATGCAGGCGCTGCTCGACTCCGAACCGGGCGGTGCGCGGACCCCGTTGCAGCGGTGGCTGCGACACGGGGTGCCGAGCCTGGAGCGGATGGCCGACGACGACCGTGCACCGGCCCGGCTCGCCGGTCGGGCAGCGGCGGACGCGGTCGAGCAGCTCTGTCTGACCAACGTGGTGCAGCAGTTGGAGCACCTCCGGGCCCACGAGTCGGTGGCGCGGGCCCTGCGGAGCGGGGCGCTCGAACTGCACGGTCTGTACTTCCACGTGGGTGAGGCACAGACCTACCTGCTCTCCGGATCGCCGGAGGGTGACGACGCCCTCTTCGGCCACGTCGGGACGGCGAACCTGTCGGCCTGA